The following proteins come from a genomic window of Salvia hispanica cultivar TCC Black 2014 chromosome 4, UniMelb_Shisp_WGS_1.0, whole genome shotgun sequence:
- the LOC125217802 gene encoding la-related protein 6B-like isoform X1 produces the protein MDQEQASDALNSPSAAIGKKLSAKAAEFVPRTSSSAVAPPPPPRLLQPVYTRPPSFVSPLPPPYYGYEAYYQQDAAPFYAYNVNPVGRGEQSPDANTASSAASSAKNGLYDAHQKVVRQVEFYFSDINLATTDQLFRFMCKDPEGYVPLSVVASFKKVKSAITNITQLASILRSSNKLLVSEDGNNVKRQHPLTESDMEELQSRIVIAENLPEDHSHQKLMKIFSSVGSVKSIRTCAPQNLNGKTGKGDRSQCAGKFHAFVEYESVEYAEKAVSELQDESNWRNGLKVRLLLDSPQYLSRPATCQIYCVKSTQARTKKAGHEGQPSGKKDEATVRETQGFKENRLEESVWNCDARNNELQLEDYTKGNGQKKGRNSGSGGGRGRGKGKGQGQGQGQGQGQARRRPHHAANGGGGFGPASLDVPVLNSSKAPPVPRMPDGTKGFSMGRGKPLAIKTA, from the exons ATGGATCAGGAGCAAGCTTCTGATGCCCTAAATTCACCTTCAGCTGCAATCGGCAAAAAGCTCAGCGCCAAGGCTGCTGAATTCGTGCCCCgcacctcctcctccgccgtcgcaccacctccgccgccgcgcCTGCTTCAACCTGTGTACACGAGGCCGCCGTCCTTTGTATCGCCTCTGCCGCCGCCTTACTATGGATACGAGGCCTATTACCAGCAAGATGCGGCGCCGTTCTATGCGTATAACGTGAATCCAGTTGGCCGGGGAGAGCAATCGCCCGATGCCAACACTGCTAGCTCTGCGGCTTCTTCGGCGAAGAATGGATTGTACGATGCACACCAGAAAGTAGTCCGCCAG GTCGAGTTCTATTTCAGTGATATCAATTTGGCAACAACTGATCAGTTATTTAGGTTTATGTGCAAAGATCCTGAAGGTTATG TGCCACTTTCTGTTGTTGCATCATTCAAGAAGGTGAAAAGTGCCATTACCAACATCACACAGCTTGCTAGTATCCTGCGGAGCTCAAATAAACTG TTAGTAAGTGAAGACGGAAACAATGTTAAACGCCAGCATCCATTAACTGAATCAGATATGGAAGAGCTGCAA TCTCGTATAGTCATTGCTGAAAACTTGCCCGAGGATCACTCCCACCAGAAGCTCATGAAAATATTCTCATCTGTAGGAAG TGTTAAGTCAATCCGTACCTGTGCACCTCAGaatttaaatggaaaaacaggAAAAGGTGACAGATCACAGTGTGCTGGCAAG TTTCATGCTTTTGTGGAGTATGAATCTGTTGAATATGCCGAGAAAGCG GTCTCTGAACTGCAAGATGAGAGCAACTGGAGGAATGGTCTGAAAGTTCGATTGCTGCTTGATAGTCCT CAATACCTAAGCCGGCCAGCGACATGTCAAATTTACTGT GTAAAATCTACTCAAGCACGAACAAAGAAAGCTGGTCACGAGGGTCAGCCCTCTGGTAAGAAAGACGAGGCAACCGTTAGGGAGACGCAGGGTTTCAAGGAGAATCGCTTGGAAGAGTCAGTGTGGAACTGTGATGCACGAAATAATGAGCTTCAG TTGGAGGATTACACAAAAGGCAATGGACAGAAGAAGGGGCGCAATTCTGGTAGTGGTGGTGGCAGGGGCAGAGGAAAAGGGAAGGGGCAGGGGCAGGGGCAGGGGCAGGGACAGGGACAAGCACGTAGACGCCCTCATCACGCAGCTAATGGAGGAGGTGGTTTTGGACCGGCATCATTAGATGTTCCAGTGTTGAACTCATCCAAGGCGCCTCCTGTTCCTCGTATGCCAGACGGCACAAAGGGATTCTCTATGGGTCGAGGGAAGCCGTTAGCCATAAAAACTGCTTAA
- the LOC125217802 gene encoding la-related protein 6B-like isoform X2: MDQEQASDALNSPSAAIGKKLSAKAAEFVPRTSSSAVAPPPPPRLLQPVYTRPPSFVSPLPPPYYGYEAYYQQDAAPFYAYNVNPVGRGEQSPDANTASSAASSAKNGLYDAHQKVVRQVEFYFSDINLATTDQLFRFMCKDPEGYVPLSVVASFKKVKSAITNITQLASILRSSNKLLVSEDGNNVKRQHPLTESDMEELQSRIVIAENLPEDHSHQKLMKIFSSVGSVKSIRTCAPQNLNGKTGKGDRSQCAGKFHAFVEYESVEYAEKAVSELQDESNWRNGLKVRLLLDSPVKSTQARTKKAGHEGQPSGKKDEATVRETQGFKENRLEESVWNCDARNNELQLEDYTKGNGQKKGRNSGSGGGRGRGKGKGQGQGQGQGQGQARRRPHHAANGGGGFGPASLDVPVLNSSKAPPVPRMPDGTKGFSMGRGKPLAIKTA, from the exons ATGGATCAGGAGCAAGCTTCTGATGCCCTAAATTCACCTTCAGCTGCAATCGGCAAAAAGCTCAGCGCCAAGGCTGCTGAATTCGTGCCCCgcacctcctcctccgccgtcgcaccacctccgccgccgcgcCTGCTTCAACCTGTGTACACGAGGCCGCCGTCCTTTGTATCGCCTCTGCCGCCGCCTTACTATGGATACGAGGCCTATTACCAGCAAGATGCGGCGCCGTTCTATGCGTATAACGTGAATCCAGTTGGCCGGGGAGAGCAATCGCCCGATGCCAACACTGCTAGCTCTGCGGCTTCTTCGGCGAAGAATGGATTGTACGATGCACACCAGAAAGTAGTCCGCCAG GTCGAGTTCTATTTCAGTGATATCAATTTGGCAACAACTGATCAGTTATTTAGGTTTATGTGCAAAGATCCTGAAGGTTATG TGCCACTTTCTGTTGTTGCATCATTCAAGAAGGTGAAAAGTGCCATTACCAACATCACACAGCTTGCTAGTATCCTGCGGAGCTCAAATAAACTG TTAGTAAGTGAAGACGGAAACAATGTTAAACGCCAGCATCCATTAACTGAATCAGATATGGAAGAGCTGCAA TCTCGTATAGTCATTGCTGAAAACTTGCCCGAGGATCACTCCCACCAGAAGCTCATGAAAATATTCTCATCTGTAGGAAG TGTTAAGTCAATCCGTACCTGTGCACCTCAGaatttaaatggaaaaacaggAAAAGGTGACAGATCACAGTGTGCTGGCAAG TTTCATGCTTTTGTGGAGTATGAATCTGTTGAATATGCCGAGAAAGCG GTCTCTGAACTGCAAGATGAGAGCAACTGGAGGAATGGTCTGAAAGTTCGATTGCTGCTTGATAGTCCT GTAAAATCTACTCAAGCACGAACAAAGAAAGCTGGTCACGAGGGTCAGCCCTCTGGTAAGAAAGACGAGGCAACCGTTAGGGAGACGCAGGGTTTCAAGGAGAATCGCTTGGAAGAGTCAGTGTGGAACTGTGATGCACGAAATAATGAGCTTCAG TTGGAGGATTACACAAAAGGCAATGGACAGAAGAAGGGGCGCAATTCTGGTAGTGGTGGTGGCAGGGGCAGAGGAAAAGGGAAGGGGCAGGGGCAGGGGCAGGGGCAGGGACAGGGACAAGCACGTAGACGCCCTCATCACGCAGCTAATGGAGGAGGTGGTTTTGGACCGGCATCATTAGATGTTCCAGTGTTGAACTCATCCAAGGCGCCTCCTGTTCCTCGTATGCCAGACGGCACAAAGGGATTCTCTATGGGTCGAGGGAAGCCGTTAGCCATAAAAACTGCTTAA